A stretch of Malus sylvestris chromosome 11, drMalSylv7.2, whole genome shotgun sequence DNA encodes these proteins:
- the LOC126588582 gene encoding uncharacterized protein LOC126588582 → MNPLISLLQCLALIIPLFITISVSATPLNIPLLSPNAGTFVQGNYFAHDHPKPLSAFDPDAEFETFYYNQTLDHFNFRPDSFNIFQQRYLINFKHWGGSNISAPIFAYLGEEEAIDADLSIIGFLSENANQFQALQIFIEHRYYGQSVPFGSREEAFKNASTIGYFNSAQAMADYAEILIHVKKQLRAEHSPVIVIGASYGGMLASWFRLKYPHVALGALASSAPILYFDNIIPPEQGYYSIVTKDFQEASETCYQTIKNSWSEIDDIASKPEGLSFLSNKFRTCSPLTTSSELKNYLDGLYCGAAQYNSPPSYPVTVVCGGIDGVSSGNDTLSKIFAGVVAYNGNRSCYVNEPRNLSETDEGWSWQTCSDMVIPISVSNDSMFPPYQFDLQEYIDNCKAIYGVPPRPHWVTAYFGGHDIKLALYRFASNIIFSNGLRDPFSGGGVLENISDTVVAVHAKNGSHCLDVLRSNNITDPDWLVEQRKTEVEIIEGWLAEYYSKLRAFKQ, encoded by the exons ATGAACCCTCTCATATCTTTGCTTCAATGCCTTGCACTAATTATTCCTCTCTTTATTACAATCTCAGTTTCTGCTACACCTTTAAACATCCCGCTGCTAAGTCCGAATGCTGGAACATTTGTACAAGGAAATTATTTTGCACACGACCACCCAAAACCTTTGTCTGCATTTGATCCAGATGCAGAATTTGAAACATTTTATTACAACCAAACACTTGACCATTTCAACTTCAGGCCTGATAGCTTCAATATTTTTCAGCAAAGATATTTGATCAATTTCAAGCATTGGGGAGGCTCCAATATCAGCGCGCCGATATTTGCTTACCTTGGTGAAGAAGAAGCCATTGATGCTGATCTATCAATTATTGGCTTTCTTAGTGAAAACGCCAATCAGTTTCAAGCTCTCCAGATATTTATAGAG CACCGTTACTATGGGCAATCAGTCCCATTTGGATCAAGGGAAGAGGCATTTAAAAATGCAAGCACTATTGGGTACTTCAACTCAGCTCAAGCAATGGCAGATTATGCAGAGATCCTCATACATGTAAAGAAGCAACTCCGCGCTGAACATTCTCCGGTGATTGTTATCGGTGCATCATATGGTGGAA TGCTTGCTTCATGGTTTCGGCTAAAATATCCCCATGTTGCTCTAGGAGCTCTAGCCTCATCAGCTCCAATTCTGTACTTTGATAACATTATTCCACCAGAACAAGGATATTACTCAATTGTTACCAAAGATTTTCAA GAAGCCAGTGAAACTTGCTACCAAACCATAAAAAATTCGTGGTCCGAAATTGATGATATTGCTTCCAAGCCTGAAGGCCTCTCATTTCTTAGCAACAAATTCCGCACTTGCAG TCCGTTGACCACGTCGTCTGAGCTGAAGAACTACTTGGATGGTTTGTATTGTGGGGCAGCTCAATACAATAGTCCACCAAGTTATCCAGTTACTGTTGTCTGTGGCGGTATTGATGGAGTGTCTTCTGGAAATGATACTCTAAGCAAAATATTTGCAGGTGTTGTTGCATATAATGGAAACAGGTCGTGCTATGTTAATGAACCCAGAAACCTATCTGAAACAGATGAAGGGTGGAGTTGGCAG ACATGTAGTGACATGGTGATTCCCATAAGCGTCAGCAACGATTCCATGTTCCCACCTTACCAGTTCGATCTACAAGAATACATTGACAACTGCAAAGCAATCTATGGTGTCCCTCCTCGTCCTCATTGGGTCACTGCTTACTTTGGAGGCCAT GATATAAAACTGGCACTTTACAGGTTCGCTAGCAATATTATTTTCTCCAATGGGCTACGAGACCCGTTCAGTGGTGGCGG GGTTTTGGAGAACATATCAGACACTGTCGTTGCAGTCCATGCAAAGAATG GATCTCATTGCTTAGATGTACTTCGATCAAACAACATTACTGATCCAGAC